The genome window CGGATCAATATTCTTGGATTCGATTTTTAATCTGGGCATAAAGCCGCTCCGCTGCTTCCAGGTTACGAGGGTCGCCGGTCATCAGGAGGTCAGCATAGACAAGAAAATCTGGGGCAATCCCAAGAGTTTGGTTTACGTTGAGTGAATCATCGAGCCAGAATTTCTCGTTGATCTGCAATGTCTCGGACGTATTGGGTGAGTTGTCCGGGCTTTTACGAAGCCTATACTCCATTACCAAGTTTTTCAGTTTTTCTCGGGGCAGATAAATAGTCCCCTGAGCAGGCGACAGATAGTTGCCCAGTCGAGAGACGGCAACTTCCCCGCCCCAACACCCACCCAGAAGCTCCGGCCGGATGTTCTTCCACGGCATCGCAGATGTTGCCTGAAATAGCCCCATGTCCAACTCGGGTAGCAGTTTTTCCGGGTAAGACTCGGCCCAGCGATCAAGCAGTCCCATAGGGTTCTCAAGTGACCTTACGCCCTTCTTTCCATGTTCTCGGACATAGCCCTTGTCTTTCAGGTCATTCAGAACCCAGCCAATGGCACCAAGGGAAACACCGCTAACTTCTGCCATTCTTCGGTAGGTTTCACCGACCAGATGAGTGTCCGTTAGAAAACTGAAAATCAGCTTTAAACCAGATGAATTGAAGGCTCGGGAGGTTTTCCTTGGTGATGCATGGACCGGCGTTTTGCGATTACCTTTTACAAAGACGAAGAATGTCTTTTCGTTCAGATAGGCATTGCCGGCGGCGTCAATGAACTGTGCGCCGGCTTCTCGAAGACGGTCTGCCATATTCGGGTTTACGTAATCAGCGACCAGCAATGCGGGCGGCGGCATTCGTCGTAGCTGAGCGACAATAGTGCCTATATTCGCCTGCTGCGCCCAGCGCTTCAGCTCAACGCTGTACTGGATACCCGTATCGCCCAGTTCAAGAATGAAGCCATCAGAGTAAGGCATCACTTCACTCTCGACAGTAGGGTGTAACTCTAAACCTGTTTCTTGATGGAACGCGCGGATTGCCTGGCTTAGAAATTCGCGCTCGTTGATTGGTGGTTTCATAGCCTCTCCAAACATTATGTTCACAAAATAGCACTGTTCATTAATAATGAACAAGCCTTTTTAATGAACAAGAGCTCAGGAGCGCTGTTGTCTGCCCTCCGGAGGAAAGGCCATAGGTTCAAATTCTTTCCGGCAGGCCATATTCTTGGAGGCTTACATGAGAACGCAGGCCTTTTTTGTTGACCTGTGTCCAAGTTGTGTCCACGGTTTTAAAGTCTGAACTTTTAGCGCGCTCAGTTTGGCCTTTGCATTTCATCAACTTGCATGCCCGCTGCTCAGCAGTTCTTAGACTCGCATGTCGTGCCGAACCACGATTCGTGGCTGGTTAATTCGACAGACCTCCGCCTTGCAATGAACGCGGTCGTGGATGTCCTCTATCATCAATCAAACTTTCGGAAATTATCTGATTATTTTTTCGATCAGACAGGCAAAACTAACTGATCCTCCGCAGCTGTTGTCCCTCTTTTTTGAGCCATTAAGGACCTGTAACCCTTTTTCTGTTAGCAGTTACAGCAATATCCGCTATGATGCTTGGAGAGTGTCAAATAATCTGTAAAATGAACGTCCCAAAATGTTGTGACAAGCACTGCATTAAATTGAGGGGAGGGTTGTGAAAAAAATTCTTAAGAAAGCCCCGCTGGTGCATACCGTCATACATCTGGAGATTTCACGCTGCCCAGCGCTTAAACTCAGCGACCCCCAGATAGAAGACGCCATACAGAGTCGTATGATCGACCTCGGCTTCCAAGACTATATTAGGAGCGAGCATCGAGTACTGGAGATTAGCGCCCAGTTTAATCCAGGCAATCAGACCGCCTCCCCCAAGGAATTGATTACTCCACGGCGTGTATTTCGATCAGCTTCGCAAAGGGAACTCGTGGAAGTCTCAGAGAACGCTATAATTCTCAAGACAGCAAACTACAGCACCTTCGAAGAGCTAAAAGATGAGTATTTTGATATACTTACTGCTTTTCTCGAAGTCGTCGATCAAACGAAGAAAGTACTTATTAAGAGAATTGGGCTACGCTACGTCGATGTAATCGCGCCAGCACCCGGGTCAAAACTTTCTGACTACATTCAAGAAGGGATGCTGCCCGCCAGATTAGGTATGCTCCCAGGCGCCCGAAAACTGCAAGGCTTGATGATGTCCCGCTCCCAAACCGCACTCGGTAGCGAAATGACTGTAGGGTTCGAAGAAATTCCGCCTCAAGAAGGCCAAGTTAGAAAGGTTCTGCCCAATAACCTGCTGGAACCGGACAACAATTGCACACTCAAAATTGCAGGTCAGACTTGGTGGGCGCATATGGATGCCGACACTTACGGCATTTTGGACATTGACCACGTGCACTTTTTCCAAGATAACCCTGCAATGAGCTTGGAACTTGTCAAAGAGAAGCTAAGCTCACTCTACAACGCCACCAGCAATGTATTTTGGAGTTCCATTACGGCTACTGCAAAACGTGAATGGGGCGAAACTCAGATTGAAGAGGATAAGAAAAATGACATGGTCGTCAGGACAACCTCAACCAATCAATAGGTCATACGAAACATACTCAAACGCATGTACAGCATTGAACCAAATTGAAACCCAAGATCAGAATCGCTTTTTAGAACTTGAGCAGCTTGGTTTTTTCGGAACAGGTGCCCGCGTCGGACGCCACGTTATATTTCCGCATTCGGGTGCTCGTATTATTCAGTCCAACGAGTCAAATGAACCAGCGAAAGAGACTAAAGCTGAAAGTTCAGTTGGGATTACTGACGTAATTGCCGATCTAAAACTAAGCCTAGGGTTACCCACCAAAGACATTGCTGCGATTCTCCAGGTATCGCGACAGACCCTTTACGCTTACCAAAAGAGCGCAGAAGCTCAGAATACGATGAACAAAAGCACTAAAGAGCGCTCCATGGAGGTGTATGCCCTCATCAAGTCTGTAAATCAAATACTCCCCAAGAGCCCAGGCCCGTTAGCTAAAAATGTATTGGGGCCAAATGGTAAATCCCTGTTTGATTTGCTATCCAGCAGCACACTTGATGGAAGAGCGATTGAAAATATGGCAAGGGAGTTAGCAGACAGAATGACAAAGTCGGAGGCTAAGAACAGTCACCTTTACTCTCAGACTTTGAACGAACTCACCTCCTCGACCTAAAGCCCTATGCCCTCAAATGGTCAAAAACTTTTGCACGACTTGGGACTTCGCCAAGGGTGCTATTTTCCTGCTTCTACGATTGACGAGGAGTCGCGAAAGTACTGGATCACCAGTAGACCTGATGAAAAACGTCGTGAGTGGAAAAAAAACAATCGGATCACGGACAAAGACATACTGGTAGTGATTTCTCAGGACTGTGATATCGC of Marinobacter sediminum contains these proteins:
- a CDS encoding type IV toxin-antitoxin system AbiEi family antitoxin, coding for MKPPINEREFLSQAIRAFHQETGLELHPTVESEVMPYSDGFILELGDTGIQYSVELKRWAQQANIGTIVAQLRRMPPPALLVADYVNPNMADRLREAGAQFIDAAGNAYLNEKTFFVFVKGNRKTPVHASPRKTSRAFNSSGLKLIFSFLTDTHLVGETYRRMAEVSGVSLGAIGWVLNDLKDKGYVREHGKKGVRSLENPMGLLDRWAESYPEKLLPELDMGLFQATSAMPWKNIRPELLGGCWGGEVAVSRLGNYLSPAQGTIYLPREKLKNLVMEYRLRKSPDNSPNTSETLQINEKFWLDDSLNVNQTLGIAPDFLVYADLLMTGDPRNLEAAERLYAQIKNRIQEY
- a CDS encoding TIGR04255 family protein; translation: MKKILKKAPLVHTVIHLEISRCPALKLSDPQIEDAIQSRMIDLGFQDYIRSEHRVLEISAQFNPGNQTASPKELITPRRVFRSASQRELVEVSENAIILKTANYSTFEELKDEYFDILTAFLEVVDQTKKVLIKRIGLRYVDVIAPAPGSKLSDYIQEGMLPARLGMLPGARKLQGLMMSRSQTALGSEMTVGFEEIPPQEGQVRKVLPNNLLEPDNNCTLKIAGQTWWAHMDADTYGILDIDHVHFFQDNPAMSLELVKEKLSSLYNATSNVFWSSITATAKREWGETQIEEDKKNDMVVRTTSTNQ